From Ascaphus truei isolate aAscTru1 chromosome 20, aAscTru1.hap1, whole genome shotgun sequence, one genomic window encodes:
- the LOC142470860 gene encoding vitelline membrane outer layer protein 1-like, whose translation MMFQAVSFLLLLPLFSVGHGTYDIVIGVSNGGEWGVWGPFESCPDGSSARGFSLKLVETHGDGDDTALTAIRLYCVIEINDQNATLIQSTEGRWGSWTSPIWCLHGNLIAFSLKVEHHLGRGDQSDVATANIQFKCSDKRNNLSFLPLVGLDEEWSQPCRYGICGICTKVGPPHGHGKDTLLSDVQFTCCAKSLLPSQLPNEGPPVGQHSIGKVLGGKS comes from the exons ATGATGTTCCAGGCGGTCtcattcctcctcctcctccctctcttctcagtCGGACACGGGACCTATGACATTGTCATCGGTGTCTCCAACGGAGGTGAATGGGGTGTATGGGGGCCATTTGAGTCTTGTCCTGATGGTTCCAGTGCCAGAGGATTCTCTCTCAAG TTGGTAGAGACGCATGGGGACGGTGATGATACGGCTCTGACCGCGATCCGACTGTACTGCGTTATCGAAATCAACGATCAGAATGCAACTTTAATCCAGTCAACTGAAGGAAG GTGGGGCTCATGGACCTCCCCTATATGGTGTCTACACGGCAACCTCATTGCTTTCTCCTTGAAAGTAGAGCACCATCTCGGGCGCGGTGACCAAAGTGACGTTGCCACCGCCAACATCCAGTTTAAGTGCTCAGACAAACGGAACAACCTTTCATTTTTGCCTTTAGTGGGGTTAGACGAAGAGTGGAGCCAGCCCTGCAGATACGGGATCTGTGGCATCTGCACCAAGGTGGGGCCACCACATGGACACGGAAAAGACACGCTCCTCAGTGATGTCCAGTTCACATGCTGTGCCAAGAGTCTTCTCCCTTCTCAGCTTCCCAATGAAGGTCCTCCAGTTGGTCAACATTCAATTGGGAAGGTCTTGGGAGGGAAGAGTTGA
- the LOC142470861 gene encoding vitelline membrane outer layer protein 1 homolog has translation MMFQAVSSLLLLPLFSVGHGTYDIIIGVSNGGEWGEWGPLETCPDGSRARGFSLKLVETHGISENKALTAIRLYCVIEINDLNETLIQSTEGRRGTWTSPSWCLHGNLNAFSLKVEHRLGRGDKSDIATTNIRFECSDNRNNLSYLPTVGSDEEWSLTCRYGICGIRTKVGSPHGHGKDTLLSDVLFTCCAKSLLSSQLPNEGLPVGQHSTGKVLGGKS, from the exons ATGATGTTCCAGGCGGtctcatccctcctcctcctccctctcttctcagtCGGACACGGGACCTATGACATTATCATCGGTGTCTCCAACGGAGGTGAATGGGGTGAATGGGGGCCACTTGAGACTTGTCCCGATGGTTCCCGTGCCAGAGGATTCTCTCTCAAG TTGGTAGAGACGCATGGGATCAGTGAGAATAAGGCTCTGACCGCGATCCGACTGTACTGCGTTATCGAAATCAACGATCTGAATGAAACTTTAATCCAGTCTACTGAAGGAAG GCGGGGCACGTGGACCTCTCCTTCATGGTGTCTACACGGCAACCTCAATGCTTTCTCCTTGAAAGTAGAGCACCGTCTCGGACGCGGTGACAAAAGTGACATTGCCACCACCAACATCCGGTTTGAGTGCTCAGACAATCGGAACAACCTTTCTTATTTGCCTACAGTGGGGTCAGACGAAGAGTGGAGCCTGACCTGCAGATATGGGATCTGTGGCATCCGCACCAAGGTGGGGTCACCCCATGGACACGGAAAAGACACGCTCCTCAGTGATGTCCTGTTCACATGCTGTGCCAAGAGTCTTCTCTCTTCTCAGCTTCCCAATGAAGGTCTTCCAGTTGGTCAACATTCAACTGGGAAGGTCTTGGGAGGGAAGAGTTGA